The following proteins are co-located in the Dyadobacter chenwenxiniae genome:
- a CDS encoding RraA family protein, which translates to MLKRNLFTGALLLLALASQAQSISPTPDQIKAYTSAWKGERSADGRPRVSDAILARLKNISMEEAWGVLRNKGYHNQFEGEWQLIYPDSAMTGRVVTAQYVPSRPDLEALVKETGKKEGRVQTGGTNSWPIDVLKDGDVYVADGYGKIADGTLIGDNLGNSIYAKSKRGVIFYGSVRDVEGLSEIKGFNAWMKGQDPSYIQQMMLTNINTPIRIGRAIVLPGDVVLAKKYGTVFIPAHLAEELVLTSEVTALRDEFGHLRLKEGKYTPGEIDTKWSDMIQKDFLNWVNNYPGKLPMTKKELDDYLKERNY; encoded by the coding sequence ATGTTAAAACGAAATCTGTTTACCGGAGCGCTCCTGCTCCTGGCTCTGGCCTCGCAGGCGCAATCCATCTCGCCTACGCCGGACCAAATCAAGGCTTACACGTCGGCGTGGAAAGGTGAGCGTTCCGCAGATGGCCGCCCGAGAGTGTCAGATGCGATCCTTGCCAGATTGAAAAACATTTCCATGGAGGAAGCCTGGGGTGTTTTGAGAAACAAAGGCTATCATAACCAATTTGAGGGCGAATGGCAGCTCATCTATCCGGACAGCGCCATGACCGGCAGGGTTGTAACAGCCCAATATGTGCCTTCTCGTCCTGATTTAGAGGCTTTGGTGAAAGAAACCGGCAAAAAAGAAGGCCGCGTACAAACGGGCGGCACCAACTCCTGGCCCATTGACGTGCTTAAAGACGGCGACGTTTACGTGGCGGACGGCTATGGGAAAATCGCTGATGGAACATTGATCGGTGATAATCTGGGAAACTCCATTTATGCCAAATCAAAGCGCGGCGTGATTTTCTACGGCTCTGTGCGGGATGTGGAAGGATTGAGTGAGATCAAAGGCTTTAATGCCTGGATGAAAGGCCAGGACCCCTCCTATATCCAGCAAATGATGCTTACTAACATCAATACACCTATCCGTATCGGCCGTGCTATTGTGCTTCCTGGGGATGTGGTTTTAGCTAAAAAATATGGCACTGTCTTCATTCCTGCTCATTTGGCGGAAGAACTCGTGCTAACCTCGGAAGTCACTGCCCTGCGGGACGAGTTTGGTCATTTAAGACTGAAAGAAGGAAAATATACGCCTGGCGAAATCGATACAAAATGGTCTGACATGATCCAGAAGGACTTTTTGAACTGGGTGAACAATTATCCGGGCAAACTTCCCATGACAAAAAAGGAACTGGACGATTACCTGAAAGAAAGAAATTACTAA
- a CDS encoding mandelate racemase/muconate lactonizing enzyme family protein translates to MKSILTDIIASNKQVEQAEKVATAAEINNPLTKDSRRNFLRKTAVGGIALGSFMSMSTEDTIAQATSKVNRASKPSELKITDLRYCIVQNVGRTPIIRIDTNQGIYGLGEVRDGADERYALFLKAHLLGQNPCNVEQLFKSIKQFGYHGRQAGGVCGVEMALWDLCGKAYNVPCWQLLGGRYRDKVRLYADTPESNDLNEFKEKIKFRTQDQGYTWLKMDVSIGMLRNNENSVVNNKFWGGGFSQWAGDYHSYANTKHPFTAIQITPKGLDEMAKVVEDVRSVVGYEIPLSTDHYGHFDLNNGIRLGKALDKYRLAWLEDMVPWEYTDQWKTISDALETPTLTGEDIYLKEGFKALIDKRAVDIVHPDLASSGGLLETKRIGDYAEDNGIAMAMHFAGTPVSFMANVHCAAATQNFLALEHHSVDVPWWESLVKTTDGRKLIDKGYAPVPLDAPGLGIELNEEEVKKHLNPKDKSFFAPTPDWNEKRSHDRLWS, encoded by the coding sequence ATGAAAAGCATTTTAACAGACATTATTGCTTCGAACAAACAAGTTGAACAGGCCGAAAAAGTAGCGACCGCTGCTGAGATCAATAACCCTTTGACGAAAGACAGCCGCCGTAATTTTTTGCGGAAAACGGCCGTTGGCGGAATTGCATTGGGCAGCTTTATGTCCATGTCAACCGAAGACACCATTGCCCAGGCCACTTCCAAAGTGAACCGCGCCTCGAAGCCTTCCGAATTAAAAATCACCGACTTGCGCTATTGCATTGTACAAAATGTAGGACGCACGCCGATCATTCGCATTGATACCAACCAGGGAATTTATGGTTTGGGGGAAGTCCGCGACGGTGCCGACGAGCGGTATGCATTGTTTTTGAAAGCCCATTTATTGGGACAAAACCCCTGCAATGTGGAGCAGCTTTTCAAATCGATCAAGCAGTTTGGTTACCATGGCCGACAGGCTGGTGGTGTCTGCGGGGTTGAAATGGCGCTTTGGGACCTTTGCGGAAAAGCTTACAATGTACCTTGCTGGCAGCTTCTGGGCGGCCGTTACCGGGATAAAGTGCGCCTTTATGCGGACACGCCGGAATCCAATGATTTGAATGAGTTCAAAGAAAAAATCAAATTCCGGACGCAGGACCAGGGTTATACCTGGCTGAAAATGGACGTTTCCATCGGGATGCTGCGGAATAATGAGAATAGCGTCGTCAACAACAAGTTCTGGGGCGGAGGCTTTTCGCAATGGGCAGGTGATTACCATTCCTATGCAAACACGAAGCACCCTTTCACTGCGATTCAGATCACACCCAAAGGTTTGGACGAAATGGCCAAAGTCGTTGAAGACGTGCGGAGCGTCGTAGGTTACGAGATTCCGCTCTCCACAGACCATTATGGCCATTTCGACCTTAATAATGGCATTCGTCTGGGCAAAGCTCTGGACAAATATCGACTCGCATGGCTGGAAGACATGGTGCCCTGGGAATATACAGACCAGTGGAAAACCATTTCGGACGCGCTGGAAACACCTACGCTTACCGGCGAGGACATTTACCTGAAAGAAGGTTTCAAAGCACTGATCGATAAGCGCGCTGTGGACATTGTGCACCCAGACCTGGCCTCGTCGGGTGGCTTGCTGGAAACTAAGCGCATCGGCGATTATGCGGAGGATAACGGGATCGCGATGGCAATGCACTTTGCCGGAACGCCGGTTAGTTTTATGGCCAATGTTCATTGCGCAGCCGCCACGCAAAACTTCCTGGCGCTGGAACACCATTCGGTGGATGTGCCTTGGTGGGAAAGTCTGGTCAAAACGACCGACGGCCGTAAGCTGATCGATAAAGGTTACGCGCCCGTGCCATTGGACGCGCCCGGACTGGGCATAGAACTGAACGAAGAAGAAGTCAAAAAACACTTGAATCCAAAAGACAAAAGCTTCTTCGCGCCTACGCCGGACTGGAACGAAAAACGCTCCCACGATCGGTTGTGGAGCTAG
- a CDS encoding cation:proton antiporter — translation MKNLRNVLFYTITIGAFSTLLYFFIRQGQTLENTDLLANNPLPTTSSWDQFSDTFSHNLTHPLATLLLQIITIILVARVFAWLCKSIGQPTVIGEIAAGIFLGPSLLGMYFPEFSTFLFPAQSLGNLQFLSQVGLILFMFIIGMELDLKVLKTKAQEAIVISHASIILPFALGVGLALYIYQQFAPDGISFLSFSLFIGIALSITAFPVLARIVQERGLSRTKLGMMVITCAATDDITAWCILAAVIAIVKAGDFVSSIYTIILAAAYVVFMLKVLKPVLKRLGDHYSYKEGLTKPVVGLFFLVLMFSAYCTEVIGIHALFGAFMAGVIMPPNQSFRNIFIEKVEDVSMVLLLPLFFVFTGLRTQIGLLNDPYLWEITGLIILAAVTGKFIGSAVAARFVNQSWRDSLIIGSLMNTRGLMELVVLNIGYDIGVLSPEIFAMMVIMALATTCMTGPALDLIDRFLPEQKWEAFTQKNEDSRFSILIAFASPQGGRKMLRLAYHFIQKQFASHHITALHLSPSSYLSQVNTEEYQLETFRPITEEAAALDISFASLFKPSQEIEHDIIETANAGEYDMLMIGIGRTVFEGTFLGKILGFTSKIISRERLFDTITGKEKLFHADVFDERTTHIIKSVKIPVGILIEKNLKHVNNIFVPIFSPDDSVLFQFVKKLALQENIYLTIMDPTNAASKSTEIQAELQAINELDNGRMRLLHENVLEKDFLQEKDLMIISLDSWKKAVESHSLWLSHSPSVLIVRG, via the coding sequence ATGAAGAATCTCCGAAATGTACTTTTCTACACGATTACAATTGGTGCCTTTTCTACCTTACTTTACTTCTTTATCCGGCAAGGCCAAACACTCGAAAACACTGATTTACTGGCCAATAACCCTCTGCCGACGACGTCTTCCTGGGACCAGTTCTCAGACACTTTCAGCCACAACCTCACCCACCCGCTTGCGACGCTGCTCTTGCAGATCATTACTATTATTCTGGTAGCACGCGTTTTTGCCTGGCTTTGTAAATCGATCGGTCAACCAACCGTGATAGGTGAAATCGCAGCTGGAATTTTCCTCGGGCCTTCCTTACTCGGCATGTATTTCCCGGAATTTTCGACATTCCTTTTCCCTGCGCAGTCGCTGGGTAATTTGCAGTTCCTGAGTCAGGTCGGACTAATCCTTTTCATGTTTATCATTGGAATGGAGCTGGATCTTAAAGTCTTGAAAACCAAAGCACAGGAAGCCATAGTGATCAGCCATGCAAGCATTATCCTGCCTTTTGCGCTGGGTGTCGGACTTGCGCTCTATATATACCAACAATTCGCGCCTGATGGCATCAGCTTCCTATCATTCTCGCTTTTCATTGGTATAGCCCTGAGTATCACGGCATTTCCTGTCCTGGCCCGGATTGTTCAGGAAAGAGGACTGTCGCGCACGAAGCTGGGTATGATGGTGATCACCTGCGCGGCCACCGACGACATTACAGCCTGGTGCATCCTCGCCGCTGTCATCGCGATCGTTAAAGCGGGTGATTTCGTGAGCTCCATTTATACGATCATTCTCGCAGCAGCCTATGTTGTTTTCATGCTGAAAGTGTTGAAACCTGTTTTGAAACGCCTTGGTGATCATTATTCTTATAAGGAAGGATTGACCAAACCTGTGGTCGGTCTGTTTTTCCTGGTGCTGATGTTCTCCGCCTATTGTACGGAAGTCATCGGCATCCATGCGCTGTTTGGTGCATTTATGGCGGGAGTGATCATGCCTCCGAATCAGAGCTTCCGTAACATTTTTATAGAGAAAGTGGAAGACGTTTCCATGGTGCTCCTTTTACCGCTCTTCTTCGTTTTCACGGGTTTGCGGACACAAATCGGCTTACTGAATGATCCCTATCTGTGGGAAATTACAGGCCTCATCATTTTAGCCGCCGTAACCGGAAAGTTTATCGGAAGTGCTGTTGCTGCACGATTTGTGAACCAATCCTGGCGCGATAGCCTGATCATCGGGTCACTCATGAATACGCGCGGGCTCATGGAGCTGGTCGTGCTGAACATTGGTTACGACATTGGCGTCCTGTCCCCCGAAATCTTTGCAATGATGGTCATTATGGCGCTGGCAACCACTTGTATGACAGGCCCGGCGCTCGATCTGATCGACCGGTTCCTGCCCGAACAGAAATGGGAAGCATTTACCCAAAAAAATGAAGATTCGAGATTTTCCATCCTCATTGCATTTGCAAGCCCGCAAGGCGGACGCAAAATGCTGCGCCTGGCTTATCATTTCATCCAAAAACAATTCGCCTCACACCACATTACTGCATTGCATCTGTCTCCGAGCAGTTATTTGAGTCAGGTTAACACCGAAGAATATCAGTTGGAAACATTTCGACCGATCACCGAGGAAGCCGCCGCGCTGGACATAAGTTTCGCTTCGCTTTTCAAGCCTTCCCAAGAAATTGAGCACGACATTATCGAGACAGCTAATGCTGGAGAATACGATATGCTTATGATAGGAATCGGCCGAACCGTTTTCGAAGGGACATTTTTAGGCAAAATCCTCGGTTTCACCTCCAAAATCATCAGCCGTGAAAGGCTTTTTGACACCATTACCGGAAAAGAAAAGCTCTTTCATGCAGACGTGTTCGACGAGCGCACAACACACATTATCAAGTCCGTAAAGATCCCGGTCGGAATTCTGATCGAGAAAAACCTGAAACATGTTAACAATATCTTCGTCCCGATCTTTTCACCCGACGATAGCGTTTTATTCCAATTCGTCAAAAAGCTGGCTTTGCAGGAAAACATTTACCTGACCATCATGGACCCGACCAACGCGGCCAGTAAATCAACTGAGATTCAGGCTGAGCTGCAAGCAATTAATGAGCTGGACAACGGCCGCATGAGGTTGCTGCACGAGAATGTCCTTGAAAAAGATTTCCTACAGGAAAAGGATCTTATGATCATCAGCCTCGACAGCTGGAAAAAGGCCGTTGAGTCTCACAGCCTCTGGTTGTCGCATTCGCCGTCTGTTTTGATCGTGCGGGGATAA
- a CDS encoding cyclic nucleotide-binding domain-containing protein, with protein sequence MISQIKNNKIFSSVNPQTILFFFHNFFINVGTTLVYVSANVLLLENHPEYSLPIAYVAAALSVMAAGKVYEYFEHHLLLKRLSLGTMLSSLLMVLVVMGLLWLGHGIATAIAIMVGYRIIYLLINLEFWGLSALVFDVRQSKRLFSVIGSGDMPAKALGAVLAVLIHSPSVLMILLVISLVFFALAFYTQILTFRFTEIPNPHHARPRQITASDSKIIQKYFGGNKLLTSLCLGMVAIAAAATWIEYHFFVNVKYKFHSQHDVITFVGTLLTATYIISTFVKLIFSGKTVERFGVKLTLFLLPLTTIIISLGLLISSYFRKDEPSLLVYYCAAYLLFELVRRTIFDPVFLVLFQPLSTKTRLKGHTLAKGLFEPLGMLIAGGLLWIIYSQHLGNISLTFDLSLLFAVAALIIFRKAYGHYIQELKSAISKRFIRSGEMASPSEALPIITENLKSERKEEVLNAIDWLARNKESVLRKNVDFLLKNPITAVRLKTLQTLAGLDKPELSETFLKYIETEPDTACQTLAVKIAASKSQLTDEQLARFLAHEDLDIVKGSILGSWEAGRSLPLIHGTLRRLFLSEQEEAQLIALDCVKTTGLKAYEEFVKTCLRTGTEKVRNRALEVAATVGSPQLLRELKPLLTGSLSRQTVASLIKSGDSGIGIVEEWLRNDPSRERLQTLIKVAEKTKHEYILQILFKLIKNIYHNISLVHIESGDHFAGIDTYIHRDALKALTSYSLMADYKQVVSEFVEKELFHASMLLNGMDETGLDERWNDTLDYELELTGQRLFYLFMMQYDKDAVQNAWKGIRHASREKRANSLEMIESLLPRILYPSLHALFENISIQKKREALRQYMENEEAGQSLIPYILTQKEKLFTEWTIALAINKSDDQNDHALIENLNKHSSRLIREAVRIKLATNTEPSTLNLTTMKHAETSQQISEMERVIVLKNTQLFAQTPENVLSSIAPIMKEITYSDGQEIFAKGDPGDSMYIIYTGQIGIYDGKKQLALFDKGEIFGELALLDTEPRSATTVAETDTLVFRIDQEDFFELMEERDEILKNVLRILCQRIRAQNEKMRLL encoded by the coding sequence ATGATATCCCAAATTAAGAATAACAAAATTTTCAGCTCCGTCAACCCCCAGACGATCCTTTTCTTCTTTCATAACTTCTTTATTAATGTCGGCACAACGCTGGTTTACGTCTCCGCCAACGTTCTTTTACTCGAAAACCATCCCGAATATTCCCTGCCTATCGCTTACGTTGCCGCAGCGCTCTCAGTGATGGCAGCCGGAAAGGTTTATGAATATTTTGAGCACCATCTTCTCCTGAAAAGACTGAGCCTGGGGACAATGCTGTCCTCGCTGTTAATGGTCTTGGTGGTGATGGGCCTGCTATGGCTAGGACACGGCATTGCCACTGCGATTGCGATTATGGTGGGTTACCGCATTATTTATCTGCTTATTAACCTGGAATTCTGGGGCTTATCTGCATTGGTTTTTGATGTGCGTCAAAGCAAAAGGTTGTTCAGCGTGATTGGTTCGGGTGATATGCCTGCCAAGGCGCTGGGTGCGGTTCTGGCGGTTTTGATCCATTCGCCGTCCGTTCTGATGATCCTTCTGGTGATTTCGCTTGTGTTTTTTGCCCTTGCATTTTACACACAGATCTTGACTTTCAGGTTCACCGAAATCCCCAATCCGCACCACGCCCGGCCACGTCAGATAACCGCCTCGGATTCAAAGATCATTCAGAAATATTTTGGGGGAAACAAGCTGCTTACCTCGCTCTGCCTCGGCATGGTGGCCATTGCGGCGGCGGCGACCTGGATCGAGTATCACTTTTTTGTTAATGTTAAATACAAATTTCACAGCCAGCACGATGTAATTACGTTCGTGGGAACATTATTAACAGCCACTTACATCATTTCAACATTTGTAAAATTGATATTCTCCGGTAAAACGGTGGAACGGTTCGGTGTCAAACTCACGTTGTTTTTGCTGCCCTTAACGACCATTATCATCTCGCTGGGCCTGCTCATTTCTTCGTATTTCCGGAAAGACGAACCCTCGTTACTGGTCTATTACTGTGCAGCTTACCTGCTTTTCGAATTGGTAAGAAGAACCATTTTCGATCCCGTTTTCCTGGTTTTGTTCCAACCGCTTTCTACGAAAACTCGCCTGAAAGGGCACACTTTGGCCAAAGGTTTGTTCGAGCCACTGGGCATGCTCATTGCCGGCGGCCTGCTATGGATCATTTATTCGCAGCACCTGGGCAACATCAGCCTGACATTCGATCTTTCCCTCCTATTCGCTGTGGCTGCGCTGATCATTTTCCGAAAAGCTTACGGCCATTACATCCAGGAATTAAAAAGCGCGATCAGCAAGCGGTTTATACGAAGCGGTGAAATGGCTTCTCCTTCAGAAGCATTACCCATTATCACGGAGAATTTGAAGAGCGAACGAAAGGAAGAAGTCCTGAACGCGATCGACTGGCTGGCGCGTAATAAGGAATCTGTTCTTCGTAAAAATGTTGACTTCCTGCTCAAAAATCCCATCACCGCAGTTCGCCTGAAAACATTGCAAACGCTTGCAGGACTTGACAAACCGGAGCTTTCAGAAACGTTTTTGAAGTACATTGAAACCGAACCCGACACGGCTTGCCAAACCCTTGCAGTCAAAATAGCGGCTTCCAAATCACAGTTGACAGATGAACAACTGGCGCGTTTTCTTGCACACGAGGATCTGGACATTGTCAAAGGATCTATCCTGGGAAGTTGGGAAGCCGGCCGGTCATTGCCGCTCATTCACGGTACACTGCGCAGGCTTTTCCTGTCGGAGCAGGAAGAAGCGCAACTGATCGCATTGGACTGTGTGAAAACTACGGGGCTGAAAGCGTACGAAGAATTTGTAAAAACATGCCTGCGCACCGGCACAGAAAAGGTCAGAAACCGTGCCCTGGAAGTAGCAGCGACCGTTGGTTCGCCCCAGTTGTTGCGCGAACTAAAACCGCTGCTTACCGGCTCGTTGTCGAGACAAACCGTGGCATCGCTGATTAAATCGGGTGACTCGGGCATTGGCATTGTGGAAGAATGGCTGCGCAATGACCCATCCCGTGAGCGCCTGCAAACGCTAATAAAAGTCGCAGAAAAAACGAAACATGAATATATACTTCAAATACTTTTCAAGCTTATTAAAAATATTTACCATAATATAAGTTTAGTACATATAGAAAGTGGTGACCATTTTGCAGGAATTGATACTTATATTCACCGGGATGCTTTGAAAGCCTTGACCAGTTACTCATTAATGGCTGATTACAAGCAGGTTGTTTCCGAATTTGTTGAAAAGGAATTGTTTCATGCATCCATGCTTCTGAACGGCATGGACGAGACCGGACTGGATGAAAGGTGGAACGACACACTGGATTACGAACTGGAACTCACCGGCCAGCGGCTCTTCTATCTGTTTATGATGCAATATGACAAAGACGCTGTTCAGAATGCCTGGAAAGGAATCAGGCATGCTTCGCGCGAGAAAAGGGCCAACTCGCTGGAAATGATCGAAAGCCTTTTGCCGCGTATCCTATATCCATCATTACACGCATTGTTTGAAAACATTTCCATTCAAAAGAAGCGGGAGGCGTTGCGCCAATATATGGAAAACGAGGAAGCCGGCCAGTCGCTCATTCCTTACATCCTTACTCAAAAAGAAAAACTATTTACGGAATGGACCATTGCACTGGCGATTAATAAGAGCGACGATCAGAACGACCACGCACTGATTGAAAATCTAAACAAGCATTCTTCCCGCCTTATCAGGGAGGCAGTGCGCATCAAATTGGCAACCAACACTGAACCTTCGACTTTAAACCTCACGACCATGAAACACGCAGAAACTTCCCAGCAAATTTCGGAAATGGAACGAGTGATTGTTTTGAAAAACACACAACTTTTTGCCCAAACTCCCGAGAATGTGCTCAGCTCCATTGCCCCTATCATGAAAGAAATCACTTACAGCGACGGGCAGGAAATTTTCGCAAAAGGCGATCCCGGCGACTCCATGTACATTATATACACGGGGCAAATCGGCATTTACGACGGCAAAAAACAGCTTGCGCTATTCGATAAAGGAGAGATTTTCGGAGAGTTGGCGTTGCTCGATACGGAACCAAGATCTGCAACTACAGTCGCTGAAACGGACACGCTGGTTTTCAGGATCGATCAGGAAGATTTCTTTGAGCTGATGGAGGAACGCGACGAGATTTTGAAGAATGTACTGCGCATCCTTTGCCAGCGTATCCGTGCGCAAAACGAGAAAATGCGTCTGTTATAA
- a CDS encoding HD domain-containing protein, whose translation MNVEKAEVYIVDQFRQRLSDTLYYHGLHHTLDVANAALHLATLEGVKDQESRDLLKTAALYHDSGFMYTYKEHEQEGCRIARKALPGFGYSPEQIDIICGMIMATRIPQSPKTHLEQIICDADLDYLGRADFEPIGETLYRELKARGMVTDTDSWNAVQVKFITGHSYWTQSAQLLREIRKQENLKTLL comes from the coding sequence ATGAATGTTGAAAAAGCAGAAGTTTACATCGTCGACCAGTTTCGGCAAAGATTATCCGACACACTGTATTATCACGGTTTGCATCACACACTGGATGTGGCAAATGCTGCTTTGCACCTCGCGACTTTGGAAGGGGTAAAAGACCAGGAGTCGCGGGATTTGCTAAAAACGGCTGCATTATATCACGATTCCGGTTTTATGTACACGTATAAGGAACACGAGCAGGAAGGGTGCAGGATCGCGCGCAAAGCATTGCCGGGTTTCGGTTACAGCCCGGAACAGATCGACATCATTTGCGGGATGATCATGGCCACCCGGATCCCGCAAAGTCCTAAAACGCATTTGGAACAAATCATTTGTGATGCCGACCTGGATTATCTGGGCCGTGCAGACTTTGAGCCAATTGGAGAAACATTATACAGAGAGCTCAAAGCAAGGGGGATGGTCACGGATACCGATTCGTGGAATGCAGTGCAGGTCAAATTTATCACGGGACATAGTTACTGGACGCAATCGGCGCAGCTTTTGCGGGAAATCCGGAAACAGGAGAATTTGAAAACGTTATTATAA
- a CDS encoding adenylate/guanylate cyclase domain-containing protein, with protein MKAKILVVDDEADLQLLIKQKFRRQIREQEYEFIFAENGYKALEALAEHPDTDMVLSDINMPEMDGLTLLIRLGELSPILKSVIVSAYGDMDNIRTAMNRGAFDFLTKPIDFKDLEVTMEKTLTYVAQLRETLKAVRENDILRMYVDSSVLQFMTQDTFEKSLMTSENIEATVVFMDMCGFTSISENEPADLVVKLINKYFDVMVKEIIAQGGLVDKFMGDAVMAVFRGEYHLDRAIESSLAVRNQINNFKEEQEGHSGYFPKVSIGINAGEMVSGNIGSAALKRLDYTVIGDAVNVAQRLQNAAKPGQVLLSESAYLAVKEAFKCNLVGEVVLKNKANPVKIYEVLE; from the coding sequence ATGAAAGCCAAAATACTGGTGGTGGATGACGAAGCTGATTTGCAATTGCTGATCAAGCAGAAATTCAGAAGACAAATCCGCGAGCAGGAATACGAATTCATTTTTGCCGAAAACGGCTATAAAGCCCTGGAAGCACTGGCTGAGCATCCCGACACGGATATGGTTCTGAGTGACATCAATATGCCGGAAATGGATGGTCTGACGCTGCTCATCCGCCTCGGCGAGTTGAGTCCGATCCTGAAATCCGTGATTGTATCGGCTTACGGCGACATGGATAACATTCGCACGGCAATGAATAGGGGCGCCTTTGATTTTCTTACCAAACCCATTGATTTCAAGGACCTTGAAGTCACCATGGAGAAGACGCTCACTTATGTAGCGCAGCTGCGGGAAACGCTGAAAGCCGTTCGTGAGAACGATATTCTGCGCATGTACGTGGACTCTTCGGTATTACAGTTCATGACGCAGGATACGTTTGAAAAATCGCTTATGACTAGCGAAAACATTGAAGCAACGGTCGTTTTTATGGATATGTGCGGCTTCACGAGCATTTCTGAAAACGAGCCTGCCGACCTTGTCGTAAAGCTGATCAATAAATACTTCGATGTCATGGTTAAGGAGATCATTGCACAAGGTGGGCTGGTGGATAAGTTTATGGGAGACGCTGTAATGGCCGTTTTTCGAGGTGAATATCATCTCGACCGCGCTATTGAATCGTCTCTCGCTGTCAGGAACCAGATCAATAATTTCAAGGAAGAGCAGGAAGGGCATTCGGGCTATTTCCCAAAGGTTTCCATCGGCATTAATGCAGGGGAAATGGTTTCCGGGAACATTGGGTCTGCGGCTTTAAAAAGACTGGATTATACAGTGATCGGCGACGCGGTAAATGTAGCGCAGCGCCTGCAAAATGCAGCCAAACCAGGTCAGGTCTTGCTTTCTGAGTCCGCCTACCTTGCTGTTAAAGAGGCATTTAAATGTAATTTGGTGGGAGAAGTTGTGCTCAAAAACAAAGCTAATCCTGTCAAGATCTACGAAGTTTTGGAATAG
- a CDS encoding response regulator produces the protein MKILVVDDEEDVKSLFEQKFRKEIRSAQFEFSFAFSGEQALAFLAQHPSEVVMILSDINMPGMSGIELLKTIRKDFPSAPPQVMMITAYGDSNNHDQAMQLGADDFLTKPVNFVELKEKLLKTL, from the coding sequence ATGAAAATACTTGTAGTGGACGACGAGGAAGACGTTAAGTCGCTTTTTGAACAGAAATTCAGGAAGGAAATCCGCAGTGCGCAGTTCGAATTTTCATTTGCATTTTCAGGTGAGCAGGCGCTGGCTTTTCTGGCTCAGCATCCCTCCGAAGTGGTCATGATTTTGTCTGACATTAATATGCCGGGCATGAGCGGGATAGAATTACTGAAGACGATCCGGAAGGACTTTCCGTCAGCGCCGCCGCAAGTGATGATGATCACGGCTTACGGCGATAGCAACAACCATGATCAGGCAATGCAGCTTGGTGCAGATGATTTTTTGACGAAGCCTGTCAATTTTGTTGAATTAAAAGAGAAATTGCTGAAAACCTTATGA